The following coding sequences lie in one Vicia villosa cultivar HV-30 ecotype Madison, WI unplaced genomic scaffold, Vvil1.0 ctg.000368F_1_1, whole genome shotgun sequence genomic window:
- the LOC131627576 gene encoding heavy metal-associated isoprenylated plant protein 39-like translates to MMKVVLKLEINEDRIKQKAMKAVSGLSGVESVSMDMKDKKLTLIGDIDPVKIVGKLRKFCHAEIISVGPAKEEKKDEPKKKEDSKIKDSTKENIVINPFMFYGTHGYYNHQMKPQYNPYYGAVSVEEDPNSCVII, encoded by the exons ATGATG AAAGTAGTGTTAAAGTTGGAGATAAATGAAGACAGAATCAAGCAAAAAGCTATGAAGGCAGTCTCTGGCCTTTCAGGAGTTGAGTCAGTTTCAATGGACATGAAAGACAAAAAATTAACCTTAATAGGAGATATTGATCCAGTAAAAATAGTTGGTAAGCTAAGGAAGTTTTGTCATGCTGAAATCATTTCTGTTGGACCAgctaaagaagaaaagaaagatgaaCCTAAAAAGAAAGAAGATTCTAAGATTAAGGAttcaacaaaagaaaatattgtgATAAATCCTTTCATGTTCTATGGAACACATGGATATTATAATCATCAAATGAAACCACAATACAATCCTTATTACGGTGCTGTTAGCGTGGAAGAGGATCCTAATAGCTGTGTTATCATCTAA
- the LOC131627577 gene encoding heavy metal-associated isoprenylated plant protein 39-like, with amino-acid sequence MMKVVLKLEINEDRIKQKAMKAVSGLSGVESVSMDMKDKKLTLIGDIDPVRVVGKLRKFCHAEIISAGPAKEEKKDEAKKKEDAKKDSAKENIVINPFMFHGTHAYYSHQMKPQYNPYYGVVSVEEDPNSCVII; translated from the exons ATGATG AAAGTAGTGTTAAAGTTGGAGATAAATGAAGACAGAATCAAGCAAAAAGCTATGAAGGCAGTCTCTGGCCTTTCCGGAGTTGAGTCAGTTTCAATGGacatgaaagacaagaaattaacATTAATAGGAGATATTGATCCTGTACGAGTAGTCGGTAAGCTAAGGAAGTTTTGTCATGCTGAAATCATTTCTGCTGGACCAgctaaagaagaaaagaaagatgaagctaaaaagaaggaagatgctaagaaagaTTCAGCAAAAGAAAATATTGTGATTAATCCTTTTATGTTTCATGGAACACATGCTTACTATAGTCATCAGATGAAACCACAATACAATCCTTATTACGGCGTTGTTAGCGTTGAAGAGGATCCTAATAGCTGTGTTATCATCTAA